The Streptomyces sp. RKAG293 genome includes a region encoding these proteins:
- a CDS encoding sucrase ferredoxin → MSTCTNASAELAEPLAATAATARTWLLLEQPGPWGAKAFTASHLDPVVGRALEKAADGTGVRVALIRRPGRHADCHVPSRHQVLVAHVVPGRSWVRQDVIDDPAALLELDFAALGAGGHRGFGEPHHEPVALVCTNGKRDRCCALYGRPLAARLAAEGVSDVWEITHIGGHRFAPTMLVLPSGYAYGRIDTDLAHSVLKAARDGRIALDGCRGASAWDRPGQAADLAVRSLTGELRAGALVVTRTDGSEPSWTVRVTHADGRAWDVDVTGSAALTPRPESCGAALGTPARMDVTGIRAVAGGR, encoded by the coding sequence GTGAGTACGTGCACGAACGCTTCGGCGGAGCTGGCCGAACCGCTCGCCGCCACCGCCGCCACCGCCAGAACATGGCTCCTGCTCGAACAGCCCGGTCCCTGGGGCGCGAAGGCCTTCACCGCGAGCCATCTGGATCCGGTGGTGGGCCGGGCCCTGGAGAAGGCCGCGGACGGCACCGGCGTGCGGGTCGCGCTGATCCGGCGTCCGGGACGCCACGCGGACTGCCACGTCCCGTCCCGGCACCAGGTGCTCGTCGCGCATGTGGTCCCCGGGCGGTCCTGGGTCCGGCAGGACGTGATCGACGATCCCGCCGCCCTGCTGGAGCTGGATTTCGCGGCGCTGGGCGCCGGCGGGCACCGGGGGTTCGGCGAGCCGCACCACGAGCCGGTCGCGCTCGTCTGCACCAACGGCAAACGTGACCGCTGCTGCGCCCTGTACGGCCGCCCGCTCGCCGCTCGGCTGGCGGCCGAGGGCGTCAGCGACGTCTGGGAGATCACCCATATCGGCGGCCACCGGTTCGCCCCCACCATGCTCGTCCTGCCGTCCGGCTACGCCTACGGGCGGATCGACACGGATCTGGCGCACTCGGTGCTCAAGGCGGCCCGCGACGGCCGGATCGCCCTCGACGGCTGCCGGGGCGCCTCCGCCTGGGACCGGCCGGGCCAGGCCGCCGACCTCGCGGTGCGTTCCCTGACCGGCGAGCTCCGGGCGGGAGCACTCGTGGTGACGCGCACGGACGGCTCGGAGCCGTCCTGGACGGTGCGGGTGACGCACGCCGACGGCCGGGCCTGGGACGTCGACGTCACCGGGTCCGCGGCGCTGACGCCGCGCCCGGAGAGCTGCGGAGCGGCCCTCGGCACGCCCGCCCGGATGGATGTCACGGGGATCAGGGCGGTGGCCGGGGGCCGCTGA
- a CDS encoding DNA topoisomerase IV subunit A codes for MARRTTKTPPPDDFEERILDIDVVDEMQGSFLEYAYSVIYSRALPDARDGLKPVHRRIVYQMNEMGLRPDRSYVKCARVVGEVMGKLHPHGDASIYDALVRMAQPFSMRLPLVDGHGNFGSLGNDDPPAAMRYTESKMAGAATLMVESIDEDTVDFSPNYDGQEMEPVTLPAAYPNLLVNGASGIAVGMATNMPPHNLGEVIAAARHLIKHPGADLETLMRFVPGPDLPTGGRIVGLAGVRDAYESGRGTFKIRATVAVEDTSPRRKGLVVTELPFTVGPEKVIAKIKDLVGAKKLQGIADVKDLTDRSHGLRLVIEVKNGFHPEAVLEQLYKLTPMEESFGINNVALVDGQPLTLGLKELLEVYVDHRFEVVRRRSEFRRTKRRDRLHLVAGLLVALIDIDEVISIIRSSDNSAQAKERLIAHFSLSEIQTQYILDTPLRRLTRFDRIELESERDRLNAEIEALTVILDSDAELRKLVSNELAAVAKQYGTDRRTVLLESAGSPVSAVPLEVADDPCRVLLSSTGLLARTANGEEFDDGEGKRAKHDVIVSAVPTTARADVGAVTSAGRLLRLTVIDLPMMPDTAGAPNLAGGAPVSEFLSLETGERVLCLTTLDESSPGLALGTEQGIVKRVVPDYPANKDDLEVIGLKDGDRVVGAVELRTGEEDLVFITDDAQLLRYPASQVRPQGRPAGGMTGIKLTDGAKAISFTAVDPAVDAVVFTVARAEGTLDGSVQGTAKLTPFEQYPRKGRATGGVRCQRFLRGEDGLVLAWAGAVPARAATATGLPADLPPKDPRRDGSGVALAKPITVVAGPV; via the coding sequence ATGGCCCGCCGCACCACGAAGACCCCTCCTCCCGACGACTTCGAGGAGCGCATCCTCGACATCGACGTCGTCGATGAGATGCAGGGCTCCTTCCTCGAGTACGCCTACTCGGTCATCTACTCGCGCGCCCTGCCCGATGCCCGCGACGGGCTCAAGCCCGTGCACCGGCGCATCGTCTACCAGATGAACGAGATGGGGCTGCGCCCCGACCGCAGCTATGTGAAGTGCGCCCGCGTCGTCGGCGAGGTGATGGGCAAGCTGCATCCGCACGGCGACGCCTCCATCTACGACGCCCTGGTGCGGATGGCGCAGCCGTTCTCCATGCGCCTGCCGCTGGTCGACGGGCACGGGAACTTCGGCTCCCTGGGCAACGACGACCCGCCCGCCGCGATGCGTTACACCGAGTCGAAGATGGCCGGGGCCGCCACGCTGATGGTGGAGTCCATCGACGAGGACACCGTCGACTTCTCGCCCAACTACGACGGCCAGGAGATGGAGCCGGTCACACTCCCGGCCGCCTACCCGAACCTGCTGGTCAACGGCGCGTCCGGGATCGCGGTCGGGATGGCGACGAACATGCCGCCGCACAACCTCGGCGAGGTCATCGCCGCCGCCCGGCACCTGATCAAGCATCCGGGCGCGGACCTCGAGACCCTGATGCGCTTCGTGCCGGGTCCCGACCTGCCCACCGGCGGCCGCATCGTCGGCCTGGCCGGGGTGCGGGACGCGTACGAATCCGGCCGCGGCACGTTCAAGATCCGTGCCACCGTGGCCGTCGAGGACACCTCGCCGCGCCGCAAGGGCCTCGTCGTCACCGAGCTGCCGTTCACGGTCGGCCCGGAGAAGGTCATCGCGAAGATCAAGGACCTGGTCGGCGCGAAGAAGCTCCAGGGCATCGCCGACGTGAAGGACCTCACCGACCGGTCGCACGGCCTGCGCCTGGTGATCGAGGTCAAGAACGGCTTCCACCCGGAGGCCGTGCTGGAGCAGCTCTACAAGCTGACGCCGATGGAGGAGTCCTTCGGCATCAACAACGTGGCGCTGGTCGACGGGCAGCCGCTCACGCTGGGCCTCAAGGAGCTGCTGGAGGTCTATGTCGACCACCGCTTCGAGGTGGTCAGGCGCCGCAGCGAGTTCCGCCGCACCAAGCGCCGGGACCGGCTGCACCTGGTGGCCGGCCTGCTCGTCGCCCTCATCGACATCGACGAGGTCATCTCGATCATCCGGTCGAGTGACAATTCGGCGCAGGCCAAGGAACGGCTGATCGCCCACTTCTCGCTCTCCGAGATCCAGACCCAGTACATCCTGGACACCCCGCTGCGCAGGCTCACGCGGTTCGACCGCATCGAGCTGGAGTCCGAGCGCGACCGGCTGAACGCCGAGATCGAGGCGCTCACGGTGATCCTGGATTCGGACGCCGAGCTGCGCAAGCTGGTCTCCAACGAGCTCGCGGCGGTGGCCAAGCAGTACGGCACCGACCGCCGCACCGTCCTCCTGGAGTCGGCGGGCTCGCCGGTCTCGGCCGTCCCGCTGGAGGTCGCCGACGACCCGTGCCGGGTGCTGCTGTCCTCGACGGGGCTGCTGGCGCGGACCGCCAACGGCGAGGAGTTCGACGACGGCGAGGGCAAGCGGGCCAAGCACGATGTGATCGTCTCCGCGGTGCCGACCACCGCGCGGGCCGACGTCGGCGCGGTCACGTCCGCCGGCCGGCTGCTGCGGCTCACCGTGATCGACCTGCCGATGATGCCGGACACGGCGGGGGCGCCGAACCTGGCGGGCGGCGCGCCCGTCTCGGAGTTCCTGTCCCTGGAGACCGGTGAGCGGGTGCTCTGCCTGACGACGCTCGACGAGTCGTCGCCCGGCCTCGCGCTCGGCACCGAGCAGGGCATCGTCAAGCGGGTGGTCCCGGACTATCCCGCGAACAAGGACGATCTGGAGGTCATCGGCCTCAAGGACGGCGACCGGGTGGTGGGCGCCGTGGAGCTGCGCACCGGCGAGGAGGACCTGGTCTTCATCACCGACGACGCCCAGCTGCTGCGGTACCCGGCCTCGCAGGTGCGCCCGCAGGGGCGTCCGGCGGGCGGCATGACCGGCATCAAGCTGACCGACGGGGCGAAGGCGATCTCCTTCACGGCCGTCGACCCGGCCGTGGACGCGGTGGTGTTCACCGTGGCCCGCGCCGAGGGAACGCTCGACGGTTCGGTCCAGGGCACCGCCAAGCTGACCCCGTTCGAGCAGTATCCGCGCAAGGGCCGGGCGACCGGCGGGGTGCGCTGCCAGCGCTTCCTGCGCGGTGAGGACGGGCTGGTGCTCGCCTGGGCGGGCGCGGTCCCGGCCCGCGCCGCGACGGCGACGGGCCTGCCCGCCGACCTTCCCCCGAAGGACCCCCGCAGGGACGGTTCAGGGGTGGCGCTGGCCAAGCCGATCACGGTGGTGGCCGGACCGGTCTAG
- a CDS encoding M23 family metallopeptidase codes for MAFTVLPAPSGKHRRPRRAALRTGTTLAGVAVLTAAGTFGATAATALSTPERAVVPNTIEDTSFARALDASDSLTNSLAAQAAAQHKAADETKRVAAEAKRKADEARRVAQAAAAAKKKAAAEAMIKAERAAEARAARAEEERKKLNSFVLPVDSGIGTGYKVPGSMWASGYHTGVDFTASTGTPVHAVGAGTVVTAGFDSAYGNNVVIRHSDGIYTLCAHMSSLSVSVGETVTTGQQIGLSGATGNVTGPHVHFEARTTADYGSDIDPVAYLRSHGVSI; via the coding sequence ATGGCGTTCACTGTTCTGCCCGCGCCCAGCGGGAAGCACCGCCGTCCCCGTCGTGCCGCACTCCGCACCGGGACCACCCTGGCCGGCGTCGCCGTTCTGACCGCGGCCGGCACCTTCGGCGCCACCGCGGCCACCGCGCTCTCCACCCCGGAACGCGCCGTCGTTCCCAACACCATCGAGGACACGTCGTTCGCTCGCGCCCTCGACGCCTCGGACAGCCTCACCAACTCCCTCGCCGCCCAGGCCGCCGCCCAGCACAAGGCGGCCGACGAGACCAAGCGTGTGGCCGCCGAGGCCAAGCGCAAGGCCGATGAGGCCAGGCGCGTGGCCCAGGCCGCCGCAGCCGCCAAGAAGAAGGCCGCGGCCGAGGCGATGATCAAGGCCGAGCGTGCCGCCGAGGCCCGCGCCGCCCGTGCCGAGGAGGAGCGCAAGAAGCTCAACTCCTTCGTGCTGCCCGTCGACAGCGGCATCGGCACCGGCTACAAGGTCCCCGGCTCCATGTGGGCCTCCGGCTACCACACCGGCGTCGACTTCACCGCGTCCACCGGCACCCCGGTCCACGCCGTGGGCGCCGGCACCGTCGTCACCGCGGGCTTCGACTCGGCGTACGGCAACAACGTCGTGATCCGGCACAGCGACGGCATCTACACGCTGTGCGCCCACATGTCCTCGCTCAGCGTGTCGGTCGGCGAGACCGTGACCACCGGCCAGCAGATCGGCCTGTCCGGCGCGACCGGCAACGTCACCGGACCGCACGTGCACTTCGAGGCCCGCACCACGGCCGACTACGGTTCGGACATCGACCCCGTGGCGTACCTCCGCTCGCACGGCGTCTCCATCTGA
- a CDS encoding pitrilysin family protein, with the protein MTFHPQPQPGAPKPWAFPAPDRSTLGNGLTVLTSHRPGQQVVAVEVLLSAPLDAEPEGLDGVATIMARAFSEGTDKLTAEEFAAELERCGATLDAHADHPGVRVSLEVPASRLDKALGLLADALRAPAFPDGEVERLVNNRLDEIPHELANPARRASMALSAELFPADLRCSRPRQGTEQTVARIDAAAVRAFYDAHVRPATTTAVVVGDLTGIDLVALLDETLGEWTGSTAEPRPLPQITADDTARVVIVDRPGAVQTQLLIGRTGSDRHDPVWAAQVLGTYCLGGTLTSRLDRVLREEKGYTYGVRAFGQVLLSTPEGTGASLLAISGSVATEVTGPALADAWQVVRTLAAEGLTDDERDVAVQNLVGVAPLRYETAAAVAGTLADQVEQFLPDDFQAQMYARLARTGTVEATAAVVSAFPLDRMVVVLVGDASAIEGPVTELGLGPVKVIAAG; encoded by the coding sequence ATGACGTTCCACCCCCAGCCGCAGCCGGGCGCCCCCAAGCCGTGGGCCTTCCCGGCCCCCGACCGGTCGACGCTCGGCAACGGGCTGACCGTGCTCACCAGCCACCGCCCCGGCCAGCAGGTCGTGGCGGTGGAGGTGCTGCTCTCGGCGCCGCTGGACGCCGAACCCGAGGGCCTGGACGGGGTGGCCACGATCATGGCCCGCGCGTTCTCCGAGGGCACCGACAAGCTCACCGCGGAGGAGTTCGCCGCCGAGCTGGAGCGCTGCGGCGCCACGCTCGACGCGCACGCCGACCACCCGGGCGTCCGGGTCTCGCTGGAGGTCCCGGCCTCCCGGCTGGACAAGGCCCTCGGGCTGCTCGCGGACGCCCTGCGCGCCCCCGCGTTCCCCGACGGCGAGGTCGAGCGGCTGGTCAACAACCGGCTCGACGAGATCCCGCACGAGCTGGCCAACCCGGCCCGCCGCGCCTCCATGGCGCTCTCCGCGGAGCTGTTCCCCGCCGATCTGCGCTGCTCCCGCCCGCGCCAGGGCACCGAGCAGACGGTGGCGAGGATCGACGCCGCGGCCGTCCGGGCGTTCTACGACGCGCATGTGCGCCCCGCCACCACCACGGCCGTCGTCGTCGGTGACCTGACCGGCATCGACCTGGTCGCGCTGCTGGACGAGACGCTCGGCGAGTGGACCGGCTCGACCGCGGAGCCCCGCCCGCTGCCGCAGATCACCGCCGACGACACCGCGCGCGTGGTGATCGTGGACCGGCCGGGCGCGGTACAGACCCAGCTGCTGATCGGCCGTACCGGCTCCGACCGGCACGACCCGGTCTGGGCGGCCCAGGTGCTCGGCACGTACTGCCTGGGCGGCACCCTGACGTCCCGGCTGGACCGGGTGCTGCGCGAGGAGAAGGGCTACACGTACGGCGTGCGGGCCTTCGGCCAGGTGCTGCTGTCCACCCCGGAGGGGACGGGCGCCTCGCTGCTCGCCATCAGCGGCTCGGTGGCCACCGAGGTCACCGGACCCGCGCTCGCCGACGCCTGGCAGGTCGTCCGCACCCTGGCGGCCGAGGGGCTGACCGACGACGAGCGCGATGTCGCCGTGCAGAACCTCGTCGGAGTGGCTCCGCTGCGCTACGAGACGGCCGCGGCCGTCGCCGGCACGCTCGCCGACCAGGTCGAGCAGTTCCTGCCGGACGACTTCCAGGCCCAGATGTACGCGCGGCTGGCGCGGACCGGCACCGTGGAGGCGACCGCCGCGGTGGTCAGCGCCTTCCCGCTGGACCGCATGGTCGTCGTCCTCGTGGGCGACGCCTCGGCGATCGAGGGGCCCGTCACAGAGCTGGGACTCGGCCCCGTGAAGGTCATCGCGGCCGGCTGA
- a CDS encoding pitrilysin family protein, with protein sequence MGLTATSDGTQPQDSDGLTATEHRLANGLRVVLSQDHLTPVASVCLWYDVGSRHEVKGRTGLAHLFEHLMFQGSASVKGNGHFELVQGAGGSLNGTTSFERTNYFETMPAHQVELALWLEADRMGSLLTALDEESLENQRDVVKNERRQRYDNVPYGTAFERLTALAYPDGHPYHHTPIGSMADLDAASLEDARAFFRTYYAPNNAVLAVVGDIDPEQTLAWVEKYFGTIPGHDGKPAPRDGSLPDVMGGQLREVVEEDVPSRALMAAYRLPHDGTRESDAADLALTVLGGGESSRLHNRLVRHDRSAVAAGFGLLRLAGAPSLGWLDIKASSGAELADIEAAVDEELARFAAEGPTPQEMERAQAQLEREWLDRLATVGGRADELCRFAVLYGDPQLALSAVQRVLEITAAEVQAVAAARLRPDNRAVLVYEPTGSPDEAADETEQEGADQ encoded by the coding sequence ATGGGTCTCACGGCCACGTCGGACGGCACACAGCCGCAGGACTCCGACGGCCTGACAGCAACCGAACACCGCTTGGCGAACGGCCTGCGTGTGGTGCTCTCCCAGGACCACCTCACCCCGGTCGCCTCGGTGTGCCTCTGGTACGACGTCGGTTCCCGTCATGAGGTGAAAGGCCGGACCGGACTGGCCCACCTGTTCGAGCACTTGATGTTCCAGGGCTCGGCCAGTGTGAAGGGCAACGGTCACTTCGAGCTGGTCCAGGGCGCCGGCGGTTCGCTCAACGGCACCACCAGCTTCGAACGCACCAACTACTTCGAGACGATGCCGGCCCACCAGGTGGAGCTGGCGCTGTGGCTCGAGGCCGACCGGATGGGCAGCCTGCTCACCGCGCTCGACGAGGAGAGCCTGGAGAACCAGCGCGACGTCGTCAAGAACGAGCGCCGCCAGCGGTACGACAACGTGCCGTACGGCACGGCCTTCGAGCGGCTGACCGCGCTGGCCTACCCCGACGGCCACCCGTACCACCACACCCCGATCGGCTCGATGGCCGACCTGGACGCGGCCTCCCTGGAGGACGCGCGGGCGTTCTTCCGCACGTACTACGCGCCGAACAACGCGGTGCTGGCCGTGGTCGGCGACATCGACCCCGAGCAGACGCTGGCCTGGGTCGAGAAGTACTTCGGCACCATCCCCGGCCACGACGGCAAGCCCGCCCCGCGCGACGGATCGCTGCCCGACGTGATGGGCGGACAGCTCCGCGAGGTCGTCGAGGAGGACGTGCCCTCACGCGCCCTGATGGCCGCGTACCGGCTGCCGCACGACGGCACCCGGGAGTCCGACGCGGCCGACCTGGCGCTGACCGTGCTCGGCGGCGGCGAGTCGTCCCGGCTGCACAACCGGCTGGTGCGGCACGACCGCAGCGCCGTGGCGGCCGGCTTCGGCCTGCTGCGGCTGGCCGGCGCGCCGTCGCTCGGCTGGCTGGACATCAAGGCGTCCAGCGGCGCCGAACTCGCCGACATCGAGGCGGCCGTCGACGAGGAGCTGGCCCGCTTCGCCGCCGAGGGACCCACTCCGCAGGAGATGGAGCGCGCCCAGGCGCAGCTGGAACGCGAGTGGCTGGACCGGCTCGCGACCGTGGGCGGCCGGGCCGACGAACTGTGCCGCTTCGCGGTGCTCTACGGCGACCCGCAGCTGGCGCTCAGCGCCGTCCAGCGGGTGTTGGAGATCACCGCCGCGGAGGTACAGGCCGTCGCCGCGGCCCGGCTGCGCCCCGACAACCGAGCCGTTCTGGTCTACGAGCCCACCGGCTCGCCCGACGAGGCGGCCGACGAGACCGAGCAGGAAGGCGCGGACCAGTGA